From Pithys albifrons albifrons isolate INPA30051 chromosome 31, PitAlb_v1, whole genome shotgun sequence:
CCACAGCCAAGGCCACCAAACCAATGTCTGCGTACAATTACACTGCTTGGTGGCAAGGCGTGTTAATTATGTCATTAAATAGAGCCATAGCAGAACCCCAGGAGTTAGACCTCATGGCATCAGCACCCCCAAgttttggagctgtgctgttcaagggaaataaaaagactgCTGCCCTACTGAAGTCCAGTAAAGCTCAATTGTCATCTGTGCAGACAGTATCACAGAGGTCCTCTGTCTATAGAGAGGTTTGAGAGAACAGCTACTGTCCTCCAAAATGTCTGTACTCTGATGTTTGGGGGAATAACACTATGGGTCTAGCCTTGCCAGAAGGTCTGCTTTAATTTGTGGagatagagcatggcctggtaTCCCCAGTAATCCAGTTGGAGGCCCTTGCTATCTAAGTGAACTTACTCTGTTCAAGCCTGCCATAGCTCAAATGCTGAACAACACCTTATGGAATCACACCAAAGCATTACGTAGTAAACGATCAGTATAACAACCAGGGCCAACCTGTGATAGCAGAGTAGCCTTTTGGAGCACTCCCATCAATATCATCACATCAATAATATCTGGAATAGGCACTGCAAACTCTTTACGGGTAATTGGACAATTGGCTTGCTGGACTGCGAAAGAACTAAACATAACATCCAAAGTCCTTTCAGAATTGACCACTGATGTAGATGGCGTCAGGCTTGCAGTCCTGCAAAATAGGGCGACCACAGACTTCCTGCTGTTAGCTCAAGGACATGGGTGCAAAGACTTTGAAAGAATGTGTTGCATGAATCTATCTGATCATTCCCAATCTATACATAAAAGCCTTGAGCAGTTGCAAGAAGGTTTCAAATAACTGACAGTTTCAACTTCTCCTTTCAGTGATTGGCTGAAATCGTTGGGCATTACCGGGTGGTTACAAGATTCACTTAAGCAAAGTGTTGTGTGTTTAGCTACtattttaatctgcttgcttgtgcttcGCTGTGCCTCAGGTTGTATAAAACGGCTGATGGTAAAGTCAGTCAACCAGGCCTGagctgtgcaaaaagaaaaaaggggatttgttggaagaaatttgaacttagaagttcttgtgcacagcccaggccatggagagggaaatggggcccctttatccctgagcctgcttcaagagGAGCAGtgaacaatagaaagaatgtgGCAGCTgttgggagaagcaggtaaacacattgatagaaaagggcatagttttgagaaaagtcCCAATCCggctggtagcacgccctagccactgaccaatgatattcctgaaCTATTTGTGGACTCAGAGAATATGcagtatgtgtgtgtataatgtaaacaataaatcagaacactgaccacactcctatggaggttacgTCTTTGATTTTCGTGTcggaacctggggagctcaaaaactgacatttcttactttatggccaagggctctggcagggcttgAAAGCACAAAGGCACGCAGGGCTTTGtcctctgggctctggcaggtgcctctgccactgaggccaTCAGAAGGAACTTTCTTTGGAAGATTTGGACTTTCTTTCTGCCTCACCCCTCCCTGAGGAGTCTGAGAGATGTTGCACAGTTTCTgacatttgtttttcctcccccttacatcccactgccccacaaacagccctgagccaccagtgagggacaggacctgctgtcccagggcctggggctcaggGCTTGGCCTTTGTGCTCCACAAATAAACCCgggttttcctcagctttccaggtgcctgcacagagcctttgtctccctgcaatcagggcctccaaggatctACTCTAAGGAGTCCCTAGAGAGGCTTTGCCAGTCCCTGCCTTCAATGGGGCCCGTTGATGCTTCAAGGCACTTGAAGTTTTGCTTCTGACTTCTTGAACAGCTTCCTCAATCTTCTCTCAGCACCTCAGGATTATGGACTCGTCTCCAAATGCACTGTGGGGCtcattaaaacactgaaaaacaatttctttctctgttttaaaattgtgttcAAGACTTCAAGGCTTTAACAATTGAAGTTGTTTTGGAGTTTAGCTAAGGAGGAAGATTTCAAAGTGGACTTCatgagaaatacatttttttgtgAAAGGCAATGATTTACAGAGGCACTTGAGATCCAAGAGGACCGGGGTACAAAGGGTTTGGATCAAAAAGGGGGCAAAAGCAGTTAGTAGCACTCAATCACTTACAAATTAAACAGTTTTCAAGTGATTCAATAGCATTGATAAAGAATTTTAACAGTGACTCAACTACAGAGTCACAATAACAACATTCACACCAcactcaattcacacacactcacaggcaGGGATGAGTGGAcacaatatctgtgtgtgtaaaggtacCCATccaaaattctccttgttgtcagtgaaacactcccgtccaatccctttgtgtttcccaagagacaagggTGGCACCTGGAGGAGTGTGTTTGTTGAGAGGGGATAAGAATTGCTCTGGGCATCAGCAATGCTCTAATCCCAAATATTCTGGGGTTCCAGGAACTTaatcaaacattttctgcagcatctctttACTGGGTAAAAATCTGGCTGGATGATCAAGCCAAGGGAGTGGGGGGGAATCAAGTTACATGGATGGgtgttcccagggctcagtgttggggtcaGCTTAGTTCAATTATTGTTATAAACGACCTTGACAAGGGCATTGAGTGCACCCTTAGTCAGTTTGCAGATCACACCAGGCTGAGGGGGAttgctgacctgctggagggcaggaaggctctgcagagggctctggacaggctggatcaatgggcccAGGACACCTGGATGTGGTTGAACatggccaagtgccaggtcctgcactgggGTCACAAGTACCCCCAGTCCCTGGCAATGCTCTGCAACTgatccccacagcctgtcctgtgtcctcaGTCTCTTCATTTCCAAGAACTTTGTGAGAaaagggagctctgtgctctgagcatgGAGGGAGAGCCAAGTGCCACTGAAGTAGGAACCAAAACTCATCAGGTTTGTGTTCTTTGGGAGGTTGGGAACTGGTGATGCTTAGAGGCACAGTCCCTTCATTGcccagagaaaaaataaacacagtaacaTTTCTAAACACCACAGCAGtttcctcagctttcctcagcctcaGCAACCTGGATGACccacgtccttgctgtgctggtcacacagcccagggtgctcctggcctcccttgctgccagggcacacggctgcctcctgcccagctcctgcccacccacagctgccttacagggctgctcccagccaggcagctcccagcctgtgccatggccaggggaggcccctgcaggggcacacactgccatttgtcctctggcattgcaggaggttcctgccaagatgggctctcctcctccctcaagctttccctgagcacagaggcctgagagacctttccagtaaagactcaggcagagaagccatggagtccctcagcaccacagcagtgtctgctggaattaaatccccctccccatcccacagcagcccagcatttccctccttcagccttggtctccagtacagccactgaggctcttttggctcttgacttttcctgcagccaccaactccaggTGAGCTTTGCCTTACCCACAGTTCCACAtgcacagctcaggccatgcccaggaattccttgtctgtgcctggccttgctccCACCCCCTGGCAGTGACTCTGTGGCCTCTTaagccccactgccccacagttgGTCCCACAaccccctgtgcagccccagcccagggcaggagcatccaGGGTGGGGAACAGCCCCTATGGGGGGGTGCCCAGAGGAATTCCTGGGCTGGGTCACAGAAAATGGGGGAGCTAAATAGTAGAATGAagttaataatgaaatataattGAAGACAATAAtattagaaagggaaaaaacaattaTAAATGAGGACAGACTTCATCTCTCATGACATAAACTACAGACCATTGACAGAGGAAAGCAAGCAGTGTCTGgttgctgaaaagcatccagtcatctttttcttcacagcatccttgagttcttggttcctcaggctgtagatgaaggGGTTGACTATTGGAGGCAGCAGcgagtacagaactgccagGATCAggtccagggctggggaggagagagaaaggggctTTAGGTAGGCACAGaaggcagtgctgagaaacagggagaccacagccaggtgagggaggcacgtggaaaaggctttgtgccgtccctgctcagaggggatcctcagcacagccctgaagatctgcacataggagaaaactatgaaaatgaaacatcccacaATAAACGCCCCACTAACCAGAAGAAGCCCAAGTTCTCtcaggtaggagtgtgagcaggagagcttgaggatctggggcacttcacagaagaactgccccagggcattgccatggcataAGGGCATGGAAAATGTATTGATTGTGTGCAGGACaccataaaaaaccccagtagtccaggcagctgctgccatgtgggcacaagctctgctgcccaggagggtcccgtagtgcaggggtttgcagatggcaacgtagcggtcgtagcacatgatggtgaggagggaaaactgtACTCCAACTACGAGGAAAATCAGAAAGACCTGTGCAACACATCCCTTATAGGagatggttctgatgttccagagggagttgtgcatggccttggggacagtggtgcagatggagcccaggtctgtgagggacaggttgagcaggaagaagtgcatgggggtgtgcaggtggtggtcagaggctacggcgctgatgatgaggccgttgcccaggagggcagccaggaagatgcccaggaagagccacaagagcaggagctgcagctgccgcgtgtctgccaatggcaggaggaggaagtggctgatggagctgctgttgaacatttgctgcctctgcataTGGGGACCTGTTGATGGAGAAAAAGACAGGGACAAGTCAGCACAGGCTGCTTCGAGCTAAACTGGTGCCATTTCCTGTAGACTGTCCCCCTTTGTCTCAACCAcccttgttccttctctgaGGAAAACCCTCATCTCAGTCCCTGACTTGAGCTCCCTTTTGGCTGTCTGAGTGTGCCAAGAGCAGCCAGGCCTGTGTGTGTGGGCTCTGGAGAagccatccctgccccactgcgGTGCCTTTGGGGACATGTGGCATATTCTGGATTTGTCAGATGGAATCATTCCTAATGCAGAAAACTTATTAGCATCTACACTCTCAGTTCTTAaggacagggatggcaggaagggGATTTAGGGAATACTTTTCCTGGCCACTTTCCATGCCTGGATCTCTGAGGACAGAAAtctccagcatttctgctgcacacagaatGAGCCACAGCCAGGTCTGGGAGGTAAAGGGATTCCTGTAGCTCAGGGCAAGGTAAAGAACTGGACAGTcttcttccccactgccctgtcTTTGCACCTTTGGGGATCAGAGGACAATCACCTCCTCCATGTTACCCTGAGAAGAAACCAGaccctgctgagagcagagggatcactgaatgtctcagcctttcttaaGGTCTTTGGGGAAGAATCAATTCTGCCAAAGACACAGTTCATTTGACAAACCCAACAGTGTTTCCTCAGTTAtaacatctctgtgcttctccatgGGGAATTCTGGTAGCACAAATACGCTGTAGGAGAGATTTGCAACCAGGAGGGCAGCTCAGTGCTTGGAAGGACATGACAAGGAGAtccctgagtgccctggggatggtggctCATTAAGGGAGAGTCAGCTCAttcccctgtcacacacactgcacacagccCACAGGTTAGAGGAAAGCTTTAACATTGCATTCCTAAGGACACACCTGCATGACAGGAATCACAAGGGCAGTGCCTGACTCAGATGCTGCAAATCCCAGAGCCTCACTGAGAGAACAAGACAAGAACAGTATCAGAGTagtggagaaagaaggaaaaatattgtggTGCCTTCTCTGAGaggccagggcagagacagcaggcactgagggcagtgttaccctgacccagctgtgccacctcacagacaccaacagtgccctccttcccacagcagttcTCCTTTTAGCTCCCCTTCATTCCCTGATCATATCCCTGCTGCCTGgacattttcctcctggcaggtgccttttccctctcagcactcccagtcccatcccaccctctgtgcACTCACCCCAACCCTACAGaaacctgcctgtctgcagggcactgcctggggcatgttctctttgcaggtgggaaagggcaggtcaCAACAACCCTGATGGGCCCAGGAAAGGTGATCCTGGTGCTGTCCATAGCTGAGGCACTTCAGGAGGATCCCAGAAGACAGACTGACTCAGAGTTACACATCAGCAGTCTCAGTACATGTTCAAACATTGTGTGGATGGTCCTggtgtgtcccttccaatccagaagaTTCTGTGACTACAACTTTTATTCTGCTTCTCTCATCCCCCAACAATCTTACTCTGCTCCAAGGAGGAGACTGAAAGCGCACTCAGGAAAACTTCTTATCATTACAGTAATCCCTGACTTACCTTGTTCTCGGGAAGTGTCCTCCAGAGCAGTCCCCAGGCagatctggagctgtgagcagccctgacccacacagcaccctctcagcagcaggaccctgccctgctcagggctgctccttcctcccacagcttctccccaggcctgtgagcagctccccgggctggctgagagctgaccctggcaggcagcagagtccctgccccagcacagcaccctgggctgcaggaccctgctctgcaccacagccctgggccccCGTGGCTGCACACCCACCttcacagacctgcagcacacaatggggacagggattgcCTTGCTCTGTCCCTCGGATGGTGCAGGaggcaaacccagctctgctgtgtggccACCTCCTCTGCACTGGAGGAACTGTGAGAGTCCTCCAGAAAGGTCCTAAAAGCTGCAGGATGTGCCAGTTTAGGAGATCCCTCCAGGAACTGAAGTTTATCCTCCTGAAAGTTTGACTGTTTCAGAGTGATAATTTCTCCTCTAGTGAGATATAAGCAAGTACTCCTCTGTCTTCTTCCAAACTGTGTTTAACTTCCCTCtcacttctctgctgtgccctgggtgtctgcaggcagtgccctgagccctgctgggctgtgcacaggagctgctcctgggcagagctgtctctctgcagcactgcccgcttgccaggagctccctgtgtgccaggagcccggcccagctcagcagcacagcaacagcccagggcatttcaTGACTCTCTGGGGGGtgttggtgctgagtccctgaacatcagtcCTTGAGGAAAGTTGCAGGATCCTCTTGAGAAACTAAAGTCAGATTCAAACTgtgaagtttcttgtagtgctaatgggtcccactgcgggacacaactgagaaaaaaacatccCCAGGATATTGTTGGAGCCCAAACCTGGAAACATTGATGGCAGGtcacggaatcacagaattatcaAGGTTGGATGAGCCCTTTACTGATCTTCCAGTCCAACTGTGAACCCAGAACCACCATAATCATCCCTAAATCATATCCTAAAGAGCTACTTCTAGACCCCACCTGAATAGTTCTGGAGACTTCCTGACTTCCTTGGGAAACTTATTCCAATGTCACCAGGAGTCTGGACACTTAATGACCTTCAGTCATTTCTGGGACAAGTAAATTGGATTCGGCCTATTCTCAGTCTAAGCACCGATGCATTGGCACCCCTTTTTCAATTACTCAAGGGAGATGCAGACTGAAATTCCCCACGTCACCTTACAAGAGAAGTGCTTgttatattaaaagaaatgaacaagAAACTTAACAAATACCAATGCATGAGGAAAATAATTGGGAAATCTGCTTGTTTGCTTGTCTTCCATGGACCAAAACAAACATTTGCAGTTATTGGACAAGgtgatttcagagaaaaaaattttggtTATGGGTATGgatatttctcagttttcagtttcaaaaaacTATCACCACCTACCCAGAGGTGCTTGCCAAGGTCTGCCATAAAGGCAGACTGTGGCTTTGGGAGCTCTCTGGAAGAATTCTGGATCTATCTGTATTCCTCTTTTCAAGTCTCAAttgcagtattttaatttacatgCTATTGATTTTCAGGTCTCCATGGCAGATTTCTCTGGACAATTAGTaactcttcttccttctgttccctttcttcagtttttagCAGCTACACAaccaagattaaaaaataattattcaccTACTCCACTAAGTAAGGCAAGAACAGTTTTTACTGATGGCTCTGGGAGGACCTGCCAAGGGGTGGCAGCATGGAAGGAAGGACAGGAGTGGAAGAAGGATATTCATCAGGATCAGGGGTCCTCTCAGACAGCTGAACTGTCAGCTGCAGTTTGGGCATTTCAACTATTTTCAGAGCCCTTAAATACTGTTTCTGATGTGGGGTATGTAGTGAGAATAGTATCAAGAACAGAAAACTCGTATCTAAAGGAGGTTACTAACCAAACTTTGCTTCATTGATTTGGAAATTTGCTTTATAAAATTCAACCAGAAAGATTCCCCTTCACATTATACATGTCCATTCCTACACATCCCTCCCAGGACCAATTATGGAAGGGAACAGAATGGCGGAGAACTTTGCAAATGATTTGGCAATGGTGCCAACAGTGGTAGTTCCAAATAATTTCGAAAAAGCAAGGGGTGCTCACGAGTTCTTCCACCAAAACGCCAGGTCTTTACAGAAATCATTTCATCTTAGTGCCTCTCAGACATGGCCTattgtctctgtgtgttcccactgCCAAAGAGTAACTGCTGTACCACCCGAAGGAGGGAATCCCAGAGGGATCACTCCCCTCAACCTTTGGCAGTCGGACGTCACCCCCTATCTGCTTTTCAGGAAGCTGAAATACAGACCTGTGTCGACAGACAGATGTTCCGGGCTGAGAGTGGCTCCGGCCCATGCAGGAGAAAAGGCTGGGGATgccaaaagacatttttaacagCTATTTTGATCTTTGGCAttcctagaaaaataaaaacagacaaTGGCCCAGCTTATGTCTCGCAATCTTTGAAAGAATTCTTTAATTTCTGGAGGATCACCCATAGCACTGGAATCCCTCATTCTCCACAAGGGTAAGGCAcaactgtgtgtgcacatcaACCGCTTAAAAATAtgctaaagaaacaacaaaatgccACAGTGAGGCTTACACCTCAAGAGAAAATCAGTAAGGCCCTACAGGTACTTCACTTTCTTAATAGGGTAGAGAGAGATCTCTCCCCATACAACGACATTTTGAGtctaaaactgaaggaaaaataacaaaggcAAAAGCTATTTATATAGATTTATTAACTGGAGAATGGGTCGGCCCTGTCCCCCTCATCACCTGGGGGAGAGGGCATGGCTGTGTCTCCACAGGGTCCAGCCCACAATGGATACTCTCGGGATGCGTGAAACTGCATCAAGGAAATCATCCCTTGCCACGCTCTGGAGAAACCACTTGAGACAACTGATTTATGTCATCACAGCTCTAGTTATCCTTTTGTCACTGCCCACTGCCTGTCAAGAGCTGTTGTGGCCTTGGCCTCCTCTCACACCTACTCCTCAAGTTCCAGGCCCCTGGTTCATTTCCCAGCATGAAAATAGCTGGTATTCTCTTGCTAAGTCTATTGGATCAAACTCTCTTTGCCCATCAACTTCTGATCCTGCTAACCCTTCTAAAACATCTTTAATTTCTCTCCCATGGGAGTATCCCAACTGGCATGAGTTCTTGTGACTCTATATGACTTTTTGTGATGACCTGGAGCATTTCAATAATCCCATTGCTACTTGCAATGCTCCTAACCCTGGACTGAAACCTCTTAAATTTACCTGCGTATGTGACTTTCCTGATCCATTAGAAATTTTGTTATGGGCTTAGCTAGgtaagcctaaatttaggctttggaTTTCAGGCTAGGCCTGGGCCTGTtggctgacttgagctgggctgagctaactaacagctgacttcttctagccagtcGTATCCCACACCATATTCCGACACCATCTTAAAGTGGAGGAGCCGGTGTAGGAGTGGCTTGTTCGgttccatcatgtctgcagtggaggcaggacgtgtgtcctgctgtgctgggacttgctcctgctgctgctacatcctattttgttttagtttcagggcagtggaaacattttattgttttgctcTCTCTTTGGCCTTCCCGggtctcttttgccttgctcggtgtcttttagagtattttatggATCTGGAGCAATGAAATCcagttttggtgggaggtagaaaactgttgttatttctaacttgtgtaagtgggTGTTatactgcagttttcttttaattttctcttttctgtataaagaCATATAGTTAGTTGAAGCATAAATTTAGTTGGAGTTTCCAGaggctttttcctttctcccttttctcagcagtggAAGGGGGGTCGGGGGTCGGGAGCCTCTGTCagtctgtgttgggcagttggcattttgccatctcaacccaagacaccctGTTGCAAGGTactgctttcattttgttctgGATGATGTAATTGACCATAGAAATACAGATCTATCCCCTAAGGACACTTACAGAAATTACTCGTGTTGGTGTCATCAGTACATTCCTGTTGAGTTCAGAGTACCACCTAACTCTGTTGTTTTACCTCCTAAAAGGTTTCTAATCCCTGATCTGAAAGTGTGGAAAGTTATCCCCAAACGTGCCTATGGAGGCCCATGTACACTGGGCAAGTTTACTATTTTTGACCCTACAAAAATTGTAAGCTCCtatcacattaaaaacaaaagcacattttttcagACTTACAGGGCaagacatttaaattaaagCAATGGAAAAGTTACCCTACCTAGGATAAACTGGGTGCAAGATTCAGCCAGCATCCTTCTCCAGGTCATGGAGTGCAATACATCCCCTTTCAAACAACAAATCAACAAGTGTTCTCTGGCAAAGAAGAACATCAACCTTAAACGTCCTCCTGTGCACCCACTTAACCAATCCATGAGTTTCAGAAAAATTGTGGCTCTGACACACACATTTGGTCTCGCAGCAAAAATTTTGGGCAAGTGCAATTATTCCATATATGGGCACCCGTCATGCACTTGACCTGTTAATGCAAACGGGTACTGGCTGGCCAAGGAGGCCAATGCCACCAGCCTTGCTTTGGAGGGTTTGCTCCTAGACACACCAATGATTAAAAAGGCCACCCTCCAAAACCGGGCTGCCATCAACTTCCTTCTTTTAGTTAGTGGCCATGGATGCAGTGAATTGGAAGGTTTATACTGCCTTAACTTTCCTGACCACTCCAAATCAATCCATAATTGTATCAATGAGCTGCAGGAATTAGTAGAGCAGATCATGCAGGAGGAGGATACTTCTGGGATGATGTGTTTGACTTTTCATTGGATGGTTTCTCCCTTCCATTTAAGAAATTTGCACTCTTTGGTTTGCTTGCTTTGTTTATCATATTCCTTTTCTTACTCATCCTCCCTTGCATTTTTGGTTGCTTTCAATGGCTTTTTGTTCACAATACTGTTTCTAATTTCATGGCATTAGAAAAAGGAGGAGCTGTGAGAGAACAGCTCCCCTATCAGGAGTGGCAGAGATATCACCGCCAGTGGATTTATGATGACCAGGAAGGATTAGAGCCGTCAGCACCGGTGACGGACAGTAAATTAATGACCTCAGGTGTTTAATAGTGCACATGGAATTGTACAGgttcaaatattttgttgttctgATATCACCCCCCCAACATTTAATTGTTCTAACATGGCTGTCCTGttctatttttcccttagtcatcccatCCATGTTGTCTCGTTCCCATAATCCCTTAGGGTTCTCTTCCCACCTTTGGCCTAATCCCTGTTTTTCATTGGTTGGTTGACTGCTGCTTTTCTATTGGTTTCTTGTCTCCGAACCAACAAACTCCTCCCCTGGTTTTGTCCAAATCCTTTGCTGTTCCTTCCCAGTTTCCAGATCCTTCCCTAAGCAACCCTATATAAGTCTGGTGCTACATcaataaattgcttttctaCCATCCCACTCTGGTGTCCGGACTCCTTCCGTGCCTTGGGTGTCCAGCACAGAAACCACTGCAGCAGTCACACACTGTCATACTTGGGGTGAAATCAGGCAGATTTGAAGTGGAATTAAGGGAATTTTGAGCGGAGTTAAgggaattttgggtggaattaaAAGAATTCTGGGTGAAATTAAGAAGATTTTAGGTGTAATTCAGGAAAATTTTCAGTAGATTTAAGGGAATTTTGCATGGAATTAAGAGGATTTTAGAGGAATCTTGGGGATTTGGGGTGAAAttggtgggatttgggatgaaattcTGGAGATTTTAAGAGGAATTAAGAACTTTTGAGTGGAATGAAGGGATTTAGGGTGGAATCAGGGGGTCTTGATGCCACCAGAAAAAATGATGGGATGGAACAGGTGAGATGTTTTGGAGTGTAAAGTCAACAAATCCCCCCCTCCCAATGATTTTCCAATGTcagtctgtgtcctgatggatgttcctcccctTGCGTTCAcccaagtgcccacagggaaccaggaggatgtggagaccaccagccaggggtCTTCCCAATCAAGATCACTGGAAATGTGAGTCAGCAGATCTGTTCCCAATGTGGGTCCTCCAATGGGTGATGGAGGAGCAGATGAAAGTCTTCCCACAGCTGGGGCACTTCTAGGGCTTCCCTTAAcggtgggtccgttggtgttgGGTCAAGAtccagctctggctgaagctcttcccacactccccacacgTGTAAGGCTTCtctccagtgtggatgtgctggtgggcAACGAGGTGGGAGCTGCGCTTGAaactcttcccacactcctcacACTTGTGTGGCCTCTCCGCAGAGTGGACGCTCCGGTGGGAAACGAGGTTGGTG
This genomic window contains:
- the LOC139684106 gene encoding olfactory receptor 14C36-like → MMEPNKPLLHRLLHFKMVSEYGVGYDWLEEVSYLGSICTTVPKAMHNSLWNIRTISYKGCVAQVFLIFLVVGVQFSLLTIMCYDRYVAICKPLHYGTLLGSRACAHMAAAAWTTGVFYGVLHTINTFSMPLCHGNALGQFFCEVPQILKLSCSHSYLRELGLLLVSGAFIVGCFIFIVFSYVQIFRAVLRIPSEQGRHKAFSTCLPHLAVVSLFLSTAFCAYLKPLSLSSPALDLILAVLYSLLPPIVNPFIYSLRNQELKDAVKKKMTGCFSATRHCLLSSVNGL